One stretch of Alcaligenes faecalis DNA includes these proteins:
- the mmsB gene encoding 3-hydroxyisobutyrate dehydrogenase — MSNTIAFIGLGHMGKPMALNLLKAGHSLKVFDLNADAMKELQAAGAQVGESAVQIAKDAQMVFTMLPAGRHVRQVYEGENGLLQAVAPGTVLVDCSTIDAQTSQDLAAKAAKLGLIMLDAPVSGGTGGAIAGTLTFMVGGEDQALEKARPYLDAMGKNIFHAGKAGAGQVAKICNNMLLGILMAGTAEALALGVAHGLDPAVLSSIMARSSGRNWATELYNPWPGVMPDVPASRDYQGGFATGLMLKDLGLAADAAVSQNSATPLGELARNLFALHAAQGQNAGLDFSSILNLYRQKS; from the coding sequence ATGAGTAACACGATTGCATTTATCGGGCTGGGCCATATGGGCAAACCCATGGCGCTGAATCTGCTCAAAGCTGGCCATAGCCTGAAGGTTTTTGACCTGAATGCGGATGCCATGAAGGAACTGCAGGCAGCGGGGGCGCAGGTAGGGGAATCGGCGGTGCAAATCGCCAAGGATGCGCAGATGGTCTTTACCATGCTGCCCGCAGGTCGCCACGTTCGTCAGGTTTACGAGGGCGAGAACGGCTTGTTGCAGGCCGTGGCCCCCGGCACGGTGCTGGTCGATTGCAGCACGATTGATGCTCAAACCAGCCAGGACCTGGCGGCCAAAGCGGCCAAGCTGGGACTGATCATGCTGGATGCGCCTGTTTCCGGTGGTACCGGTGGCGCCATTGCCGGCACCTTGACCTTTATGGTCGGGGGCGAGGATCAGGCGCTGGAAAAGGCGCGTCCTTATCTGGATGCCATGGGCAAGAACATCTTCCACGCCGGTAAAGCCGGTGCGGGTCAGGTGGCCAAGATTTGCAACAATATGCTCTTGGGGATTTTGATGGCGGGGACTGCCGAGGCTTTGGCCTTGGGAGTTGCTCACGGTCTGGACCCTGCGGTGCTCTCGTCGATCATGGCGCGCAGCTCCGGCCGTAACTGGGCGACCGAGCTGTACAACCCATGGCCCGGCGTGATGCCGGATGTACCGGCTTCGCGTGATTATCAGGGGGGTTTTGCGACAGGTCTGATGCTGAAAGACCTGGGCCTGGCGGCCGATGCGGCGGTGAGTCAAAACAGTGCGACGCCTTTAGGCGAACTGGCACGTAACCTGTTCGCCTTGCACGCCGCACAGGGTCAGAATGCAGGGCTGGATTTCTCCAGCATTCTTAATTTGTACCGTCAGAAGAGCTAA
- a CDS encoding enoyl-CoA hydratase/isomerase family protein, whose protein sequence is MTDSVLFDRLPGQNGKAIGVATLNRPQALNGLNLEMCQLLFKQFQEWAQDSSIAMIVLHGAGEKALCAGGDLHSLYASMQKNQGGSAWNNEYAREFFDVEYRLDYLIHTFPKPILCWGDGIVMGGGVGLFNGASHRVVTDTTRFAMPEISIGLFPDVGGTWMLSHLPAGIGHFLALSGAQINASDCLFLGLADAYLPRVHFDALLKALQATNWSDERAARDSSLHQALRSLADGARPDSGPLEQNYAMLRDVCASREFERITQALQQWQDSTDPWLSRAAQTFAKGAPGSARLSFELLERVHHLSLADVFRLEYIVSLQCGVQGDFQEGIRALLIDKDKQPRWNPASLEQADARWVERFFVPAWPAETTHPLADL, encoded by the coding sequence ATGACGGATTCTGTTTTGTTTGATCGCCTGCCCGGCCAGAACGGGAAGGCGATTGGTGTTGCTACGCTGAACCGCCCGCAAGCCCTGAATGGACTTAATCTGGAAATGTGCCAGCTGCTGTTCAAGCAGTTTCAGGAATGGGCGCAGGATTCCAGTATTGCCATGATCGTCTTGCACGGCGCCGGAGAAAAGGCGCTGTGTGCAGGGGGCGATCTGCATTCGCTGTACGCCTCCATGCAAAAGAACCAGGGTGGTTCGGCCTGGAATAACGAGTACGCCCGCGAATTTTTCGATGTGGAATACCGCCTGGACTATCTGATTCATACCTTCCCCAAGCCGATTTTGTGCTGGGGTGACGGTATTGTGATGGGCGGCGGCGTGGGCCTGTTCAACGGCGCCAGCCATCGTGTGGTGACAGATACCACGCGTTTTGCCATGCCCGAGATCTCCATTGGCTTGTTCCCTGATGTGGGCGGCACCTGGATGCTGTCGCATCTGCCTGCGGGGATCGGCCATTTCCTGGCGCTGAGCGGCGCGCAAATCAACGCCTCGGACTGCTTGTTCCTGGGCCTGGCGGACGCCTACCTGCCACGAGTGCATTTCGACGCCTTGCTCAAGGCCCTGCAAGCCACGAACTGGTCTGATGAACGCGCGGCTCGTGACAGCAGCCTGCATCAGGCCCTGCGCAGTCTGGCAGATGGGGCTCGCCCTGATAGCGGCCCGCTGGAGCAAAATTACGCCATGCTGCGTGATGTCTGCGCCAGCCGTGAATTTGAACGCATTACACAGGCTCTGCAGCAGTGGCAGGACAGTACTGACCCCTGGCTGTCTCGCGCCGCGCAAACCTTCGCTAAAGGTGCTCCTGGTTCGGCTCGCTTGTCCTTTGAGCTGCTGGAGCGGGTACACCACCTGTCCTTGGCCGATGTTTTCCGTCTGGAATACATTGTGTCGCTGCAGTGTGGCGTACAGGGCGACTTCCAGGAAGGCATACGCGCACTGCTGATTGATAAAGACAAACAGCCACGCTGGAATCCGGCGTCGCTGGAACAGGCTGATGCCCGCTGGGTGGAACGCTTTTTTGTTCCTGCCTGGCCTGCAGAAACGACTCATCCCTTGGCTGACCTGTGA